Proteins from a single region of Cyanobacteriota bacterium:
- the rnhA gene encoding ribonuclease HI has product MGNIKSIYTDGACSGNPGSGGWGVVIYFSDGTVHELGGAEPHTTNNRMELQAAIAALEFWQQVNPSEPVTLYTDSDYLRNGITKWISSWKKKGWKTSKGEAVLNQDLWQRLDALNSALVRWNYVKAHAGYEGNERCDQIARSFSLHKPIELRVSDHLVTDVKKSQHSLTQIADMSQVTVVKSSVNDHALITPGLAMTDSPVSTPPDSLDDLPREVRVGQLRNLVDTLRIADEVARKGYLITSSELADLMDVNASAVTSRGDHWVWRNWVVSRVRREGNQILWQLERVDG; this is encoded by the coding sequence ATGGGCAATATTAAGAGTATCTACACGGATGGAGCCTGTTCTGGCAATCCAGGATCAGGTGGGTGGGGTGTGGTCATCTATTTTTCCGACGGCACTGTGCATGAACTTGGTGGTGCAGAACCACACACTACGAACAATCGCATGGAACTGCAGGCAGCGATCGCAGCGCTAGAGTTCTGGCAACAGGTCAACCCATCTGAGCCAGTCACGCTCTACACCGATAGCGACTATCTGCGCAACGGCATCACAAAATGGATATCGAGCTGGAAGAAAAAAGGCTGGAAAACGTCAAAGGGCGAAGCAGTGCTGAATCAAGATCTATGGCAGCGGCTTGATGCTCTCAATTCTGCCTTAGTGAGATGGAACTATGTAAAAGCCCATGCTGGTTATGAGGGGAATGAGCGCTGTGATCAAATTGCGCGTTCGTTTTCGCTGCACAAGCCCATTGAATTGCGGGTGAGTGATCATTTAGTTACAGATGTAAAAAAATCACAACATTCCTTAACGCAGATAGCAGACATGAGTCAAGTCACCGTCGTAAAATCCTCTGTGAACGATCATGCCCTTATTACCCCAGGCTTGGCAATGACAGACTCTCCTGTTTCAACTCCACCAGATAGCCTTGATGACCTTCCCCGCGAAGTGCGGGTTGGGCAGCTTCGTAACTTGGTTGATACCCTGCGGATTGCGGATGAAGTCGCTCGCAAAGGTTATCTCATCACCAGTTCTGAACTTGCAGACTTGATGGATGTGAATGCTAGCGCAGTTACTAGCCGTGGCGATCATTGGGTATGGCGCAATTGGGTTGTCTCACGAGTTCGGCGCGAGGGCAATCAAATTCTTTGGCAGCTTGAGCGTGTCGATGG
- a CDS encoding PAS domain S-box protein produces MIMPLLPDANQLPQTCESMDHTHLQQQLAAQASELVTMQAKVQQLEEALAASEARCRAAESTLGAILNSPVAAISYGRAYADRRIEIVCLSAGFEVISGYTLAELQTSPGLWLSRIYPEDLEQVVLPSFEHLFAGETRNLEFRLYHKNGSLRWVSAVCTATWDGSHGWWELIGFFQDITDRQQLLHALRTSETRLSDILNTTLVAITSFYIFDDDRRLEYCYGSAGCELVFGYTAEEFLADSNLWLSRVHPDDRFIAVQFSHQFSPGKIIEQEYRFFHKDGRLRWLMSKIVARRDQALGCWVFTAMDTDITDRKHTELTLSRLNQRLEQEVKERTASLAERNAELESMFRAFPDLLFRLAADGTHLDYKSQGSEGLYCPPEEFMGRKIQDVLPPPAGQQLFTAIQTCLQRNTIVDVHYTLSIQGRQEYYEARIVPYKPDQVLQIVRNVTQQQQAERALYQSEALFRQLFEEAPIAITLADPKTGKIIRCNSLLSEVTGYSLAELMTMSFVDFTHPEDIAADFRSLQQLLAGATSRYQMEKRYIHKDGHQLWVHLVVCLIRDQAGNPLYALGMSRDITESKRIETELIRNRDLFQATFEESADAIFLVDQASLLIITCNQRAVELFEADSREDLVGVYGPTLHKSPLTPEQQFSLFVEATEYGCAQLEVEYLTKTGRSFWGSLTVKLIT; encoded by the coding sequence GTGATCATGCCGTTACTTCCCGATGCCAATCAGTTACCACAGACCTGTGAATCCATGGATCATACTCACTTGCAACAACAACTAGCTGCTCAAGCAAGTGAATTGGTTACCATGCAAGCGAAGGTTCAGCAATTAGAGGAGGCATTAGCTGCAAGTGAGGCTCGTTGTCGGGCTGCTGAGAGCACATTAGGAGCAATCCTCAATAGTCCAGTTGCTGCCATCAGCTATGGGCGAGCTTATGCTGATCGACGCATAGAAATTGTCTGCCTATCAGCAGGGTTTGAGGTTATTTCTGGTTACACTCTCGCAGAGTTGCAGACCAGTCCTGGCTTATGGCTCTCGCGAATTTACCCTGAAGACTTAGAACAGGTTGTGCTACCTTCCTTCGAGCATCTGTTTGCTGGCGAGACTCGTAATCTTGAGTTTCGACTTTATCATAAGAATGGTTCACTGCGTTGGGTATCTGCTGTTTGCACCGCCACATGGGATGGGAGCCACGGTTGGTGGGAATTGATCGGTTTTTTCCAGGATATTACTGATCGTCAACAACTCCTGCATGCACTCCGTACTTCAGAAACTAGGCTAAGCGATATTCTCAACACAACCCTTGTGGCGATTACGAGTTTCTATATCTTTGACGACGATCGGCGCTTGGAATATTGCTATGGTTCTGCGGGCTGTGAATTAGTGTTTGGTTATACAGCGGAAGAGTTTTTGGCTGATAGTAATCTCTGGTTATCGAGGGTACACCCCGACGATCGCTTTATTGCCGTCCAGTTTTCCCATCAGTTTTCTCCTGGCAAAATTATTGAGCAGGAATATCGGTTTTTCCACAAGGACGGCAGATTGCGGTGGTTAATGAGTAAGATAGTTGCCCGTCGCGATCAAGCTTTGGGCTGCTGGGTGTTTACTGCAATGGACACCGATATTACCGATCGCAAACACACAGAGCTAACCCTCAGCCGTTTGAACCAACGGCTAGAGCAAGAGGTAAAAGAACGCACTGCTAGCCTTGCTGAGCGCAATGCAGAGTTAGAGTCAATGTTTCGGGCGTTTCCTGATTTATTGTTTCGTCTTGCTGCTGATGGTACCCACCTTGACTATAAATCTCAAGGCTCAGAAGGTCTATATTGCCCACCAGAAGAATTTATGGGGCGAAAAATTCAAGATGTGCTGCCACCTCCAGCCGGACAACAGCTATTTACAGCCATCCAAACCTGTCTGCAACGCAACACCATTGTGGACGTTCACTACACGTTATCCATCCAAGGTCGTCAAGAATATTATGAAGCCCGAATTGTTCCCTACAAGCCTGACCAAGTGTTACAGATAGTCCGCAATGTTACGCAGCAGCAGCAAGCTGAACGAGCGTTGTATCAGAGTGAGGCATTGTTTCGTCAGTTGTTTGAGGAAGCGCCGATCGCCATTACTCTGGCCGATCCAAAAACAGGCAAGATCATTCGTTGCAATTCTCTTCTTAGTGAAGTGACCGGTTATAGCCTTGCTGAACTAATGACCATGAGCTTTGTTGACTTCACTCACCCCGAAGATATTGCTGCCGACTTCAGGAGTCTACAACAATTGCTTGCAGGCGCTACCTCTCGATATCAAATGGAAAAGCGCTATATCCACAAAGATGGACATCAACTGTGGGTGCACCTTGTGGTGTGTTTAATTCGTGACCAGGCTGGGAATCCCCTCTACGCCTTGGGAATGTCGAGAGACATTACAGAGAGTAAACGGATAGAAACAGAGCTAATTCGCAATCGTGATCTATTCCAAGCTACGTTTGAGGAGTCAGCAGATGCGATTTTTTTGGTTGATCAGGCGAGCTTGCTCATCATTACTTGTAATCAGAGAGCTGTCGAGTTATTTGAAGCAGATAGTCGAGAAGACTTAGTTGGGGTCTATGGGCCAACACTGCATAAGAGTCCACTGACACCGGAGCAACAATTCAGTCTATTTGTGGAAGCAACGGAGTATGGCTGTGCCCAACTAGAGGTGGAATATTTAACGAAAACAGGGCGTAGCTTTTGGGGCAGTCTGACTGTGAAACTGATAACC